A window from Verrucomicrobiota bacterium encodes these proteins:
- a CDS encoding DUF1003 domain-containing protein: protein MACNPEVLKGVPLFALLDNEELAILAGQIAINKFAGRQRIYKLGDPSASAYVVVSGAVRVSTVDEDGQEVVVDQPGSGEFFGFASMIDQTPHQTGAVALEETVCVEVDRHDLTVLFQRKPMAGIDLLTALGRQFHAAQQLVRNRSTRNPNAVIEEQSTLGDNVADAVARFGGSWSFIISFAVFLVVYVGINIAIGKAAWDPYPFILPNLFLSMLAAIQAPVIMMSQNRQDAKDRLRGELDYDVNRRAASDIHGLARKLNLLHEKVGDLEDLIRENPVPGHPDGPGPDSGAELA from the coding sequence ATGGCTTGTAACCCAGAGGTCCTGAAAGGTGTGCCCTTGTTTGCTCTGCTGGATAACGAGGAACTTGCCATCCTTGCCGGGCAGATCGCCATCAACAAGTTCGCAGGGCGCCAGCGCATCTACAAGCTGGGTGATCCATCCGCGAGTGCTTACGTCGTGGTTTCCGGGGCAGTCCGGGTGAGCACCGTGGATGAGGACGGGCAGGAAGTCGTGGTTGATCAACCCGGTTCGGGTGAGTTTTTCGGGTTTGCCTCAATGATCGACCAAACGCCTCACCAGACCGGCGCCGTCGCCCTGGAAGAGACCGTCTGCGTTGAGGTTGACCGTCACGATCTTACCGTGCTGTTTCAACGTAAGCCGATGGCGGGCATTGACCTGTTGACGGCGCTCGGACGCCAGTTTCACGCCGCCCAGCAACTCGTTCGCAACCGTTCCACGCGCAACCCGAACGCCGTTATTGAGGAGCAATCCACCCTTGGAGATAACGTCGCGGATGCGGTCGCGCGCTTCGGCGGATCCTGGTCCTTCATCATTTCGTTTGCGGTGTTTCTCGTGGTGTACGTGGGAATCAACATCGCTATCGGCAAGGCGGCGTGGGACCCATACCCTTTTATTCTTCCGAACCTCTTTCTTTCCATGCTGGCCGCCATTCAGGCGCCGGTCATCATGATGAGTCAGAACCGGCAGGATGCGAAAGACCGCTTGCGTGGGGAGTTGGATTATGACGTCAACCGTCGCGCGGCTTCTGACATCCACGGCTTGGCGCGCAAGCTCAATCTGCTCCACGAAAAGGTTGGTGACCTGGAAGATCTGATCCGTGAGAATCCGGTCCCCGGACACCCCGATGGGCCGGGGCCGGACTCCGGCGCGGAACTTGCCTGA
- a CDS encoding Rieske 2Fe-2S domain-containing protein — MRPSLVSDFIDRQPWLEPAEKALSALAAATVNRGGRPVRNFLHGNWLGHPVHAAITDVPVGAWSTAAVLDAVELASGTQVYAPGADAAVGIGLVGALGAATSGLCDWSKTDRPARRVGVLHALFNASAALCYAASWLQRRSGNRQAGIASGMTGFLFVLAGTYLGGHLSYDERIGVDHAQRDAPDEWSPVIAEGDLPEAELRRVQVRGISVLLVRRNGRIFALGEKCAHLGGPLAEGKLEGDSVVCPWHGSQFALENGRVIDGPAVYAQPCYETRVRDGRIEIRPRRN; from the coding sequence ATGAGACCATCCCTCGTTTCGGACTTCATCGACCGGCAGCCATGGCTCGAACCCGCCGAGAAGGCGCTCAGTGCGCTCGCGGCGGCGACGGTCAACCGTGGGGGCCGTCCCGTGCGCAATTTCCTGCACGGCAATTGGCTTGGCCACCCGGTTCACGCCGCGATCACCGACGTGCCGGTGGGCGCATGGAGCACGGCTGCGGTCCTCGACGCAGTTGAACTGGCGAGTGGAACTCAGGTGTACGCCCCCGGGGCTGATGCCGCCGTCGGTATCGGTCTGGTCGGGGCACTGGGGGCGGCTACGAGCGGCTTGTGCGACTGGAGCAAGACGGACCGGCCGGCGCGCCGCGTGGGCGTTCTGCACGCATTGTTCAACGCGAGCGCGGCCCTCTGCTATGCCGCTTCGTGGCTGCAGCGCCGAAGCGGCAACCGCCAAGCGGGAATCGCCAGTGGAATGACGGGGTTTCTGTTCGTTCTCGCCGGCACCTACCTTGGGGGGCATTTGAGCTACGATGAGCGCATCGGCGTGGACCATGCGCAGCGGGATGCACCGGACGAATGGTCACCGGTCATCGCTGAAGGCGATCTGCCGGAAGCCGAACTCCGGCGTGTGCAGGTGCGCGGCATAAGCGTTCTCCTGGTGAGACGCAACGGGCGGATTTTTGCGCTCGGCGAGAAGTGCGCGCACCTGGGGGGCCCCTTGGCCGAAGGCAAACTGGAAGGCGACAGCGTGGTTTGTCCCTGGCACGGCTCCCAATTCGCGTTGGAGAACGGCCGTGTCATCGACGGCCCGGCGGTGTATGCCCAACCCTGCTACGAAACCCGCGTGCGCGATGGCCGGATCGAGATCCGGCCCAGGAGGAATTGA
- a CDS encoding GNAT family N-acetyltransferase has protein sequence MPTKAERQTVAWSSIVTIRRADRGDAPRIAAVHVETWRTAYPRLLPESVLASLSVEAERAEWERILSSGPTETWVALVDDVLVGWAILGPPRDDDLDPALMQELYGLYLLPRYWGRGVGRILCEIAEGRMRERGARTAVLWVHQQNQRARRFYERRSYCLETGRPKTFPYGGIQAPAMRYRKALTGL, from the coding sequence ATGCCGACGAAAGCGGAGAGACAAACGGTAGCGTGGTCTTCCATCGTGACCATCAGACGGGCGGACCGGGGCGATGCACCGCGAATCGCGGCAGTGCACGTGGAAACCTGGCGAACCGCGTACCCGCGTTTACTGCCGGAATCGGTGCTGGCGAGCCTTTCGGTGGAAGCCGAGCGGGCCGAATGGGAACGCATCCTATCGAGTGGCCCTACCGAAACCTGGGTCGCACTCGTTGACGACGTTCTTGTGGGATGGGCCATCCTGGGTCCGCCCCGGGACGATGATCTCGATCCTGCCCTGATGCAGGAACTTTACGGGCTGTATCTGTTACCGCGGTACTGGGGCCGCGGAGTCGGCCGGATTCTCTGCGAGATCGCAGAAGGCCGCATGCGCGAGCGCGGTGCACGAACCGCCGTGCTTTGGGTCCACCAGCAAAACCAGCGCGCCCGGCGCTTTTACGAGCGGCGGTCATACTGCCTGGAAACCGGCAGGCCGAAAACCTTCCCCTATGGCGGAATCCAGGCTCCCGCGATGCGTTACCGGAAAGCGCTCACCGGTCTGTGA
- the malE gene encoding maltose/maltodextrin ABC transporter substrate-binding protein MalE — protein MLPFLGAQNAWAWKNGELLVWMDNERGRAVQALGDKFDRDLGITVTVETPEKLTDSFPIAAQAGKGPDIVIWAHDKVAEWADSGLIAAVTPAAEFTRNFFPQAWQAVSHGQKLWGYPIALETVSLIYNRKFVNADPPTQLAQIPALAQRLRQQYPGVQPILWEYTSAYYSWGLLASAGAYVFQKHATEYEVTKTGVNTPGAVAAVSQINALIRAGILPPSVVYSYTEELMGQGKLAMMFSGPWSWANLIAKNIDFGVAPLLGMDGHPGRPFVGVTAAFFNCSSPNQDLAQAFLERYVVTPEGIAAMNRAKAVGVPALTQAYETLARTDARVRELKACVDHGELMPNVPRMGRFFTALTTALQLATQGRTSPEAALNDAAASITSE, from the coding sequence GTGTTACCATTCCTGGGAGCGCAAAACGCCTGGGCGTGGAAGAACGGCGAGCTCCTGGTCTGGATGGACAATGAACGGGGCCGGGCGGTTCAGGCGCTTGGTGACAAGTTTGATCGTGACCTGGGCATCACAGTCACCGTCGAGACCCCGGAAAAACTCACCGATTCCTTCCCGATTGCCGCGCAGGCGGGGAAAGGACCTGACATCGTGATCTGGGCGCACGACAAAGTCGCCGAATGGGCGGACAGCGGGCTGATCGCGGCGGTTACGCCGGCTGCGGAGTTCACAAGGAATTTTTTTCCCCAGGCCTGGCAGGCGGTATCGCATGGGCAGAAGCTCTGGGGTTATCCGATTGCGCTCGAGACGGTTAGCCTGATCTACAACCGCAAGTTCGTGAATGCGGACCCGCCCACCCAACTGGCACAAATTCCGGCCCTGGCCCAGCGTCTCCGCCAGCAATATCCCGGGGTTCAGCCGATCTTATGGGAGTACACGAGCGCTTATTATTCCTGGGGGCTACTGGCGAGTGCGGGCGCGTACGTCTTCCAAAAGCACGCTACGGAATATGAGGTCACGAAAACGGGCGTGAATACTCCCGGCGCAGTTGCGGCGGTTTCCCAGATTAACGCGCTCATCCGGGCCGGCATCCTTCCACCAAGCGTCGTGTACAGTTATACCGAGGAACTTATGGGCCAGGGCAAGCTGGCGATGATGTTCTCCGGCCCGTGGTCCTGGGCAAATCTGATCGCGAAAAATATTGATTTTGGAGTGGCCCCGTTGCTTGGGATGGATGGCCACCCGGGACGTCCTTTTGTGGGGGTCACGGCCGCCTTTTTCAACTGTTCCAGCCCAAACCAGGATCTGGCCCAGGCGTTTCTGGAACGGTACGTCGTAACTCCGGAAGGAATCGCGGCGATGAATCGCGCGAAGGCGGTGGGGGTGCCGGCGCTGACGCAGGCTTACGAGACCCTGGCCCGGACTGATGCCCGCGTGCGTGAACTCAAAGCATGCGTCGACCACGGTGAGTTAATGCCGAACGTGCCGCGAATGGGCCGGTTTTTCACCGCGCTGACCACGGCGCTGCAATTGGCGACTCAAGGCCGGACTTCACCGGAGGCGGCTTTGAACGACGCCGCAGCCAGCATCACTTCCGAGTAG
- a CDS encoding iron permease: MIWQGATAQGAPDPVANGRDPAAAMLDIAVLVFREGLECILVLAAITANMIGENRVHTRPVAAGAGIGFLATIATWFIAVGILQDLTENVSALNLQAATGLLAVLVLLVVMNWFFHKFYWGGWITLHNRKKKELLGHVDDALLSRNRLLLGLALLGFSSFYREGFEVVLFLQSYRLRLGNELVMAGSAVGLLLSGTVAVLTFVAHRRLPYRKMLVLTGIMLGGVLIVMVGEQVQEMQLAHWISTTEIKPLTDMLPAWCGTWFSVYPTVETITGQLLAAGLVIGSYFVARSHKRPVGAVAATA; the protein is encoded by the coding sequence CTGATCTGGCAAGGCGCCACGGCGCAGGGCGCTCCGGACCCGGTGGCGAATGGCCGTGACCCGGCGGCGGCCATGCTCGACATCGCGGTATTGGTGTTTCGGGAAGGGTTAGAGTGCATCCTGGTTCTGGCCGCCATCACCGCCAACATGATCGGCGAGAACCGGGTCCATACACGTCCGGTGGCCGCAGGCGCCGGAATCGGCTTTCTCGCGACGATTGCAACTTGGTTTATCGCGGTCGGTATTCTGCAGGATCTGACGGAGAACGTTTCCGCACTTAACCTGCAGGCTGCCACCGGGTTGCTGGCCGTCCTTGTGCTCCTGGTGGTAATGAACTGGTTTTTTCACAAATTCTACTGGGGCGGATGGATCACCCTTCATAACCGGAAAAAGAAAGAGCTCCTCGGGCACGTTGACGACGCGCTGCTGAGCCGGAACCGTCTGTTGCTTGGATTGGCCCTGCTCGGGTTCTCATCTTTCTACAGGGAAGGATTCGAAGTGGTGCTCTTTCTCCAAAGCTACCGGTTGCGGTTAGGGAACGAACTGGTCATGGCCGGCTCCGCCGTCGGCCTTCTGCTCTCCGGAACGGTCGCAGTCCTGACCTTCGTCGCGCACCGGCGGCTGCCGTACCGGAAGATGCTGGTCCTTACCGGCATTATGCTGGGAGGCGTGTTGATCGTGATGGTCGGCGAACAAGTCCAGGAAATGCAGTTGGCCCACTGGATCTCCACGACCGAGATCAAACCGTTGACGGACATGCTGCCTGCCTGGTGCGGCACCTGGTTTTCCGTGTACCCGACCGTGGAAACCATAACCGGCCAGCTTCTTGCGGCTGGTTTGGTTATCGGATCGTACTTCGTTGCGCGCAGCCACAAACGGCCCGTCGGCGCTGTGGCCGCTACGGCCTAA